From the Prosthecochloris marina genome, the window GCTATTTTTTACTAGTGGAGAACCTTACTTGTAACCGTTATTGGATGAGCTTGTGGTAAAATTGCATCTACGCCTGCTTCTATGGGTAACGCTTGTATCCACGCTGAACGCATGTTCAGTTGTAAAAACCACGGCAAAAGCCGCCTATTCGGTTGGAAAATTCGCGGTTGAGACCGTGGTGTCCCCTTTTACCCATGATGAAATCGAATCGATCGACGGGCTTTCCCCGGAAGAAGCGATCAGGCAGGGACGTGTGAAAAACGCCCCCTATGTGGTCTATGGTAAAACCTATGTCCCGATGAGTGTCGAGGAATCGAGAAATTACAAGGAAAAAGGAATAGCATCATGGTATGGTGAAGAAACCCGAAAAAAAGATGGCGGCAAAATCACCGCCAATGGAGAAAAGTTCGACCCCGACAAATTGAGCGCTGCCCATAAATACCTGCCGCTGCCTATCAACGTCCGCGTCACCAATCTCGAAACAAAACGGTCAATCATCGTAAGGGTTAATGATCGTGGACCTTTCGCACACGAGCGGATAATCGACCTGAGCGCTGGCGCAGCCAAAAAGCTCGGTTTTTATGAAAAAGGCACTGCCATGGTCTCGGTCGAAGTTGTTTCCTTGACTGCTGATACCGGGACCTGACAGTTACAATAACCGGTTTTCACTTACCCTTCCATGACAACCGAAAAGACATTTTATGAGCAGGTTTACGACCTCGTTCGACAGATTCCGGAAGGATATGTCTCCACTTACGGCATCATT encodes:
- a CDS encoding septal ring lytic transglycosylase RlpA family protein, with the protein product MVKLHLRLLLWVTLVSTLNACSVVKTTAKAAYSVGKFAVETVVSPFTHDEIESIDGLSPEEAIRQGRVKNAPYVVYGKTYVPMSVEESRNYKEKGIASWYGEETRKKDGGKITANGEKFDPDKLSAAHKYLPLPINVRVTNLETKRSIIVRVNDRGPFAHERIIDLSAGAAKKLGFYEKGTAMVSVEVVSLTADTGT